In Lycium barbarum isolate Lr01 chromosome 9, ASM1917538v2, whole genome shotgun sequence, the DNA window tacttcgatttgagcacAAGAGAGGAAGATTGGGGTTGGGAAAgtttaattaacaagaatttaggGCTTTAAAAcctatctaataacttgagctagggataggaaagttacttgagattataatgattgtgcttaatattacACTCTAAGgtttgagaaagcttagagtgaaattcattgatttggtcgagagacttttgatgagattttagagatcattatctaattagcataaactcactcttagttgtaaaatcatgaaatacattggatcgttacttgagcgtagtttcctttgtatccatacttatggtcattgatcattttacccgcttttTAGATAGTTTTATCTTTATTAGTTGTTAAAGCAAAACCAAATATTAAAAAAGTATTTGCTTAGCATAGTTGGTAATAATtctttacttgtttaaatcgcctagtatattgtttccTGTGAGATTGACCCTGACTCAtaattgggtaaattatattgcatacaaccgtgtacactttctctttgaggagtgaatttggacattatcaaccagcccatttgaagggcaaaaattaaagacaaacccatttgaaggacaaatcgTGCAATTTCTCCATCAAAATGGCTGAGCCAATAAGACTTGCCCAAAATTAAACTGGTTGAGCGAGTCATATTTTGATGAACTAATTTGTCACCCTATACATCGGAGTTATCCAAAAATATGCCttaattatcaaaaaaaaaaaaaaaaaaaaaaactgtagtgGTGGGATAATGCCGGTATCTGATGAAATATTCTACTATACACAAATAAATTGGACACATGTGTTTTGAAGAAAAAAACGTTGATAGTGggttgctcaaagaagagtacaaATATCGCACGTAACTGAGGTGCTGACTGTCTATAAGTATACCTATGAAACCATGAGTCTTTAACACATCACAATTTGGTTTTATTTCTTTGTATATTCTTCAAAGCAATTAAGGCAATGGAGGGAAAGACTATGGTCAAATTATCTCACGTGGTTGCTATCTTGCTTCTTGCATCACGTACGTTAATTAGCCCCTTAGTTGCCCCATCTCAtgcatatttttacttatatttaaATAATAAATACAATTATTACCACCAAAAGATATCATAAGATGTATGTGAAACCCCTCCATGATTAATTAGAGATCTCGAGTTCGAGTCCTAAGAATGAAAAATTCTCTGCTAAGGAGTGTTTTCCATGAATAAGCCCTACGCCGCTACGCGGTGCCAGTGGAGTAGCCAGATAGAATGAAGGGTGGTTAATTGAACACCTTTCATCGGATGATTGTTTTGAGTATAATGCagatatattttcaaaataactTCTTATAACATATAATTAAGCCTTGAACATCCTTTAGCCCGAGGCGGAGCTAGAATATGGGTTACGGATTGACCGAATCCACTAACTTGATTCAAATCTTGTATTTATCTTATAAATTCCATTGAGTAGAATTTCAAACCCATAAGCTTTAAATTCTACTTCACTTCTACGCTAAGTGAAATTTCTTATTTTGTTACAACGCGGTATGGATCTGAGCTAGTGTAGCCAATAAGTTCCTGGTGTcacatgatttaaaaaaaaaaaaaaacaactacaACTATTCAAAAACAGAATTCATTACCTATAATGTATCTCATTTAAGtaattaatttgttaattatttattttaattacagtGTTTCAACCTATGATGGCACGAGATCTGAGTGATGAGATCATAGAAATATTGCGACTTCCACTGGCAAAAGAAAACCAAGTGAAATATCTTGATGACTCAGAACCAATTTGCCCAGGTTTGCTCTCTACTTTCttctatgttactccatatatatTCCCTTAGTTTCAAAAGTTAATACATATTTTTCGAAGTTCCTAGTAAATCTAAAATCAAATTAAGGTGGGAAAGGGTTTATTCTTTTTTGTTCGGGCAAGGATGAAAGAAAGCAATCGCTTTATTCCCAAATATTCATTTTGACAAATTAaattattctaaaaatatttGACATTAGGGAGGAAAATGAAAGAATGTGCTCTCTctagtttcaaaaattagttgTTTTGGCAAAGtgaattttttcaaaaaattatatGACATTTTAGGTAAATAAGTAGCATTACTGCTCCAATTTGTGGTGTTAATTAAGTGAGATATACTATGAAAAGCCTTGAATTACTCCACTCATTATCCTAAAATTTTGTGATGTTTACATATAATTTATGTGTAATATGTTTTTTCTTTATAATCTTATTATCACATGCCATAACACGTGTCTTTTCTATTCTCTCATTATAATAGGAAAGCAATCATGGCCTGAACTTGTTGGACAACCAGCCCTCACGGCTCAGGAAATAATTTATAAGGAAAATCCTATAGTCACAAATGTTGAGATTTTAGTCCCTGTTATGCCTGTGACAGGAGATTTTGTATGTGGTCGAGTTAGAATTATTGCTAACTTCCAGCTCATTGTTGTTCAAACTCCCAGGATGGGTTAATTATTGTAAATTACTAGTAGTTCTATGGGAGCATTATGGAAGATTAGAATAAGCAGCACCAAGAATAAGAAGGCTATATTGTAGAGTCCTATAGTGTCTTGATCATGTACTTTACtatttcaaaataaataaataaagtggTGCTTATTCATATTATCATAATTATCTAGCCTCCTTATATTTATCTCTCTTATATTTGTACAtcaatatatattttccaattttccctttttttttttggtatagatTGACGTGATCTCTTTTATATATAGCTCCTCCCGGTAGAATGTAAAAGAcattattaaataaataaaaaggcaTCACTTAACAACTCAAGTTTTTATAAGACGATTATATAATTTAGCGTGGTATGATAATAAAATTAATGTAGATATCTTGAGTTTGAGTCTCTCACTATTGCCCCCATGCACGAAAATATAGAAACATACGTGGCTCAAGGAAAAGATCAGTCATGATGCGCGTGAGTTAGCGTGTGTGAAAAGACATAATTAAGTCAATAAACATGTACTCAAAAAATGGTAGTACTAATTAACAGAGTAACACAATTACGGACTGTTGAATTTGAAAAATTTGAAAGAAATATGCAAAATGTGAGACTCCTACTACTGCTACCATGCAGTCCATGCTCATGTACTAAACAATCTCATTTTCTTAGCAATGCAAACTAGTTTAATTTGAAGGGGGTAAAGACGGACGACCATCAAACAGTAGCGATAGATATGATAGAAAACGGAAACATCACTAATTGCCCCcaaaatacaaaatatttacCCGCTCATGTCTCCTTCCAAATTATTTTCGCTTCTACCCTCACTGGCTGAAAGTATTTACCTGGCATATCCCTCTGCCAAACCCTTTTCTTTCCGTGATACCATCagagtatatttatatatcacgataatatcatggaggactaagagaaggactgaaacagtcctccatgataccatctcagtatatttatataccatgatggtaccaTGATCCTCAGGAGTATCTCATTGAAGGATTGAAGTAGTCCTTTATGATACCAtcacagtatatgtatataagacgatggtatcataaaagttttttttttcgaaaaaaaaatGTTCTTTTTTAACAAATGAACATGATCAGTCATGATATCATAtcggtatatttatataccatgatggtatcatggaggactaagagaaggactaaaacatctttcatgataccatctcagtatatttatataccatgatggtatcatggccgattaagagaaggactgaagcatctGCCATGATAccgtctcagtatatttatataccatgttagTATCATAACTGGGGGGCATctcgggtaaatatttttaattttttctgggGGCATGAAAATAATGGGGGTATGGgcgggtaatttttttttatttgagggGCATCTGTGATCTTTCCCCCTAAAATATCTTAATTTGATCCCTTCACTttcaaatatataattttttttttaaattgttttttttattacataaggggtaggggaagggggaAATGGAGGAGGtgattacaacgtggggattcgaaccctcaccaacaaggtgaaagttcagatagccaaccaactgagctactagatccctaccttCACTTTCAAATATAGTTTACATCTAATCTTCATTATACTTTCGTGCAAATTTGTCCTCGTCGTTAGCCTTTTGTTCAAATATATTCCTTGTCCTAACAGAGCCCAAGGTACATGCAAAGTATAGGTGTAAATTTGGCCCTCTTCTCAAAGTACTGGGGTAAATTTGCTCTCATAGCTATAATATATTCTTATTTTTCTTTAATATATTCTTATTTTTCTTTCGTCACATATATCTTTAATTTACGTAATTTCTTAAGATGACTTACTATAACTGTCTTCTAAAGTAGTTGAGTTTCAAATCTacattaaaaaattcaaaagtctaaTTTATATGAAATATATATTAAAGATAATTAATGCCATTGATTTATTCCTTTCTTCGTCCAAATCGAAAAGGAATTCAGTTAACCTAAGTTCCTATAATATATCACCCATCTCAGTTGCAGAACCAAGATTTTCACTAAAAGGGTTCAATATTTGTAAAAGTGAACACACGAAGAAGTCGAAGGGAGTTGAACAtctactaaatatacataaaaataattttaatcatatataaacagtgtaatttttcgctgGAGGGGGTTCAGATAACCtcccttcccgcatcttatcgACCACAGGGGCCACACCCACATTGTCCCGAATCACTTCATTCcgaatcctatctctcctggtatgcccgcacatccatctcagcatTCACATCTCTGCTACCTTCATTTTCTGGACATGAGCTTTCTTAACTGGCCAGTATACcatcccatacaacatagtcggtctaaccacagCTTTGTAGAATTTTCCCTTTAGTAAAGACGACACCTTTTTATCGCACAACACCTCTGATGCGAGCTTCTATTTCATCCATCccgctccaatacgatgtgtgacatcatcgtcaatctcataattcccttggatgatcgaccccaggtgcttgaaactttctttcttcggGATGACCTGAGTATCCAGCTACACGTCCTTGTCCTCTACCTGACTcacatcactgaacttgcactctaagtactctgtcttagtcCTGCTCAACTTGAAACCCTTCAACTCTAGAGTCTGTCGCCAAACCTCCATTCCCCATCTCACCCTCAACTTCATATATAGCGCTTTCCTAGATTACATATATATACTTCTCCACTTCTGGGGCTTATCTCGCTTCGCCACTTCTAGGAGAAAGCAGCTCAATGGCGGGCGCATCCTCAATGGCGAACGCGAGAAGCATTATTTCTCATCTCCGCCTCCTCTTATCATCCACAATTAAAGAAACCCAGTACAGAACCTTCAGTGCTTGCATAAGTATCCACTATTTTGTTCCGGCCTAGTATGTGGATGTTACCGTTATTAGAAGATGGAATGGTTTTCAGGGTGGGATGAAAAGATGGGGGTTCAGCGGTATGCCAACATCACATGGTGCTTCATTATCCCACAGAAGTATATGTTCTGCAGGTCAAAGAGATGCTCCAGGAAAGGGTGGGATGAAAAGATGGGGGTTCAGCGGTATGCCAGCATCACATGGTGCTTCATTATCCCACAGAAGTATATGTTCTGCAGGTCAAAGAGATGCTCCAGGAAAGGGTGGGATGAAAAGATAGGGGTTCAGCGGTATGCCAGCATCACATGGTGCTTCATTATCCCACAGAAGTATATGTTCTACAGGTCAAAGAGATGCTCCAAGAAAGGGTGGGATGAAAAGA includes these proteins:
- the LOC132611183 gene encoding proteinase inhibitor I-B-like — translated: MEGKTMVKLSHVVAILLLASLFQPMMARDLSDEIIEILRLPLAKENQVKYLDDSEPICPGKQSWPELVGQPALTAQEIIYKENPIVTNVEILVPVMPVTGDFVCGRVRIIANFQLIVVQTPRMG